A genomic region of Candidatus Hydrogenedentota bacterium contains the following coding sequences:
- a CDS encoding glycosyltransferase family 4 protein → MPLPGAISPDIGMDPRLLLLCAGDPDDERPFSGSARSLFRALGDLGCVHQKGNVAGFSDPFARRAPWVQRLRGFDRFGIEERYRWSRVAFMRMTRRAERIAAANPGFNACLMYGTSYLPRLDVPLYCYFDATAAQVYEARAWEFGLFSEAHARRIIERQRQVFERCACVFPRTGWAAASVERDYGIPRERILPAGAGPNYYAEPLPHGPYDGQIILFVGSEFERKGGPLILDAFRRVRARMPGARLRIIGCEPQIAEPGVEVVGRIRKDVPGGLDRLLRHYSEASVFCIMSSFEPFGIVVIEAQNCCVPCVLPARFAFPEMIVDGVTGRLVTQYDSEMLARALVGLLGNARLLEEMGRAGHAFVRRQYTWAGAAARMLERLRADRSAR, encoded by the coding sequence ATGCCGCTGCCCGGCGCCATAAGCCCCGACATAGGAATGGACCCGCGTCTGCTGCTCTTGTGCGCGGGCGACCCGGACGATGAGCGCCCCTTCTCCGGTTCCGCGCGCAGCCTCTTTCGCGCACTCGGCGACTTGGGCTGTGTCCATCAGAAGGGCAATGTCGCGGGGTTCTCCGACCCGTTTGCCCGGCGTGCGCCCTGGGTCCAGCGGCTGCGCGGCTTCGACCGCTTCGGTATCGAGGAGCGTTATCGCTGGAGCCGCGTGGCTTTCATGCGCATGACCCGCCGCGCGGAGCGCATCGCCGCCGCGAACCCTGGTTTCAATGCCTGCCTCATGTATGGCACAAGCTACCTGCCACGCCTCGACGTGCCGCTCTACTGCTATTTTGACGCCACTGCCGCGCAGGTGTATGAGGCGCGCGCCTGGGAGTTCGGCCTGTTTTCGGAAGCGCACGCGCGGCGCATTATTGAGCGGCAGCGCCAGGTCTTTGAGCGTTGCGCCTGCGTGTTTCCGCGGACCGGGTGGGCGGCGGCGTCCGTCGAGCGGGACTACGGTATTCCCCGGGAAAGAATCCTGCCGGCCGGAGCGGGGCCCAACTATTACGCCGAACCGCTGCCGCACGGCCCTTATGACGGCCAGATCATTCTCTTTGTAGGCAGCGAGTTCGAGCGAAAGGGCGGCCCGCTTATCCTGGACGCGTTCCGTCGCGTGCGCGCGCGGATGCCCGGCGCGCGGCTGCGCATTATCGGGTGCGAGCCGCAAATCGCGGAGCCGGGCGTCGAGGTGGTGGGCCGCATCCGCAAGGATGTTCCCGGCGGGCTCGACCGGTTGCTCCGCCACTACAGCGAAGCATCGGTCTTCTGCATCATGAGCAGTTTCGAGCCCTTCGGCATTGTCGTCATCGAGGCGCAGAACTGCTGCGTGCCGTGCGTGCTGCCCGCGCGCTTCGCGTTTCCCGAAATGATAGTGGATGGCGTAACCGGAAGGCTGGTTACGCAGTACGACTCGGAGATGCTCGCCCGCGCGCTGGTGGGACTGCTGGGCAATGCCCGGCTGCTTGAAGAGATGGGCCGCGCAGGACACGCGTTTGTGCGCCGCCAGTACACCTGGGCGGGCGCCGCCGCGCGCATGCTCGAACGCCTGCGCGCGGACCGGAGCGCACGATGA
- a CDS encoding glycosyltransferase family 2 protein: protein MTADVVIVSYNTRDLLRACLASVFRYGGAPLRAVFVVDNASGDGSAAMVQSEFPAVRLIALDENLGFGAANNRAIRASAAEALLFLNPDAELTQGALDALLHCLEMHAQCVLVGPKLVYPGGRFQASCRRFPTPLRACWSLTGMEARFPERCACLRNWLREDEHRSGARVDMVSGACFLARRDFVARVGGFDEECFLYEEETDLMLPARKEGAGVRYCPEAVVVHHGGASVAAAGLSVFSLRHLYRSKYYCFRKHYGLRAARRAYRLDCAVLALSAARQRLRGSREAADRLREVRRAWRDSFTPISVLRAQADFRDS, encoded by the coding sequence ATGACGGCGGACGTGGTCATTGTCAGTTACAACACGCGCGACCTGCTGCGCGCGTGTCTCGCTTCGGTGTTTCGATATGGCGGCGCGCCGCTGCGCGCCGTTTTCGTCGTCGACAACGCAAGCGGCGACGGCTCCGCAGCCATGGTGCAATCCGAATTCCCGGCGGTTCGCCTGATTGCGCTTGACGAAAACCTGGGTTTCGGCGCGGCGAACAACCGCGCCATCCGCGCATCCGCCGCCGAGGCCCTGCTGTTTCTGAATCCGGACGCCGAATTGACGCAAGGCGCTCTGGATGCGCTCCTGCATTGCCTGGAAATGCACGCCCAATGCGTGCTGGTGGGGCCGAAACTGGTCTATCCCGGCGGCCGTTTTCAGGCCTCGTGCCGGCGGTTCCCAACGCCGCTGCGCGCCTGCTGGTCGTTGACGGGAATGGAAGCCCGTTTTCCGGAACGGTGCGCATGCCTGCGAAACTGGCTGCGTGAAGACGAGCATCGCTCCGGCGCGCGCGTGGACATGGTGTCGGGTGCTTGTTTTCTGGCTCGTCGCGATTTTGTCGCGCGCGTCGGCGGGTTCGACGAGGAATGCTTCCTGTATGAAGAAGAAACGGACCTGATGCTTCCTGCCCGCAAGGAGGGCGCCGGCGTGCGGTATTGCCCCGAGGCGGTCGTCGTCCACCACGGCGGTGCGTCTGTTGCGGCGGCGGGCCTGAGCGTGTTCTCATTGCGTCACCTGTACCGCAGCAAGTATTACTGCTTCCGTAAGCATTACGGGTTGCGCGCCGCGCGCCGCGCATACCGGCTCGACTGCGCCGTGCTGGCGCTGTCCGCGGCGCGCCAGCGTCTGCGCGGCAGTCGGGAAGCCGCGGACCGCCTGCGCGAGGTGCGCCGCGCGTGGCGCGATTCCTTCACGCCCATATCCGTCTTGCGGGCGCAGGCGGATTTCCGCGATAGTTAG